In Natronococcus occultus SP4, the following proteins share a genomic window:
- a CDS encoding zinc metalloprotease, whose translation MSYPTERASALSFSDKELFDLAIAWISLSVAFALLLAPIHRFDIGLGWFVTMIGLSFVTVGVAFLLHELAHKVVAIEHGQTAEFRADYQMLFLAIMSALVGFLFAAPGAVYHRGRITVRENGLIALAGPVTNHLLALLFLPLMLFPGIIGLVGHLGVLINLFLAAFNMIPFGPLDGKSVLEWHKPIFGAVFGLSLLLLVGFYLVFGFPALFG comes from the coding sequence GTGAGCTACCCGACCGAGCGCGCCTCGGCGCTGTCCTTTAGCGACAAGGAGCTGTTCGACCTCGCGATCGCGTGGATCTCCCTGAGCGTCGCGTTCGCACTGCTGCTGGCGCCGATCCACCGGTTCGACATCGGGCTCGGCTGGTTCGTCACGATGATCGGGCTGAGCTTCGTCACCGTCGGCGTCGCCTTTCTGCTACACGAGCTCGCCCACAAGGTCGTCGCGATCGAGCACGGCCAGACCGCGGAGTTTCGGGCCGACTACCAGATGCTATTTTTAGCGATCATGAGCGCGCTGGTCGGCTTCCTCTTTGCGGCCCCCGGCGCGGTCTACCACCGCGGCCGGATCACGGTCCGGGAGAACGGCCTGATCGCGCTCGCGGGACCGGTGACCAACCACCTGCTCGCGCTGTTGTTCCTGCCGCTGATGCTGTTTCCGGGCATCATCGGACTCGTCGGCCACCTCGGGGTCCTCATCAACCTCTTTCTGGCCGCGTTCAACATGATCCCCTTCGGCCCGCTGGACGGAAAGTCCGTCCTCGAGTGGCACAAGCCGATATTCGGGGCCGTCTTCGGGCTGAGCCTGCTGTTGTTGGTGGGTTTTTACCTCGTCTTCGGC